The following are encoded in a window of Paenibacillaceae bacterium GAS479 genomic DNA:
- a CDS encoding UDP-N-acetylmuramate--L-alanine ligase (manually curated) produces the protein MTTTAEHVHFIGIGGYGMSAIARVMLELGYKVTGSDVARAELTEKLAKKGAEIHIGHDAKYVNGADLVVYSTALPKDNVERRAAEELKIPVLHRSQMLARLMNAGKGVAVAGAHGKTTTSSMIALVMESCGADPTYIIGGEIVNVGTNAKAGKGEYVVAEADESDGSFLHYHPAIAVVTNIEPDHLENYDGNFENLKSAYVQFLSQVKEDGRAVVCIDDPIVQELLPRAESALPAERLLTYGIDNDVAEFSASNLVLGDRKVTFTLSRSGQELGVVQLSVPGRHNVYNAIATLITCMEAGIPFGSAAAAIKEFIGAKRRFQVLGDVNDILVIDDYAHHPTEIQATISAAKATGKRIVAVFQPQRYTRTFFLLEQFSRAFSEADEVIITDIFSPAGEKEIEGVNSRRLVEMILKNSNPNTSYIPTKEEVQTELAARIAPGDLVLTMGAGDIWKAGDGLASLLRERHEGGTPS, from the coding sequence ATGACGACGACAGCAGAACATGTTCATTTTATCGGAATAGGCGGCTACGGTATGAGCGCGATCGCGCGCGTCATGCTTGAGCTCGGTTACAAAGTGACGGGCTCGGATGTTGCGCGGGCAGAGCTTACGGAGAAGCTTGCCAAAAAAGGCGCAGAAATCCATATCGGCCATGACGCTAAATATGTTAACGGTGCCGATCTGGTTGTATACAGCACGGCTCTACCTAAGGATAACGTTGAGCGCCGTGCGGCAGAGGAATTAAAAATTCCGGTGTTGCACCGCTCTCAGATGTTGGCCCGTTTGATGAATGCCGGCAAGGGTGTAGCTGTTGCAGGCGCCCACGGCAAAACGACTACCTCCTCTATGATCGCGCTTGTTATGGAAAGCTGCGGTGCGGACCCGACTTATATTATCGGTGGAGAGATCGTCAATGTCGGCACAAACGCCAAGGCTGGCAAAGGTGAATACGTGGTAGCCGAGGCGGATGAGAGCGACGGTTCGTTCTTACATTATCATCCTGCGATTGCGGTTGTGACGAATATCGAGCCGGATCATCTGGAGAACTACGACGGCAACTTTGAAAACTTGAAGTCCGCCTATGTTCAGTTCCTTTCCCAGGTGAAAGAAGACGGTCGCGCTGTTGTATGTATTGACGATCCGATCGTCCAGGAGTTGCTGCCGCGCGCGGAGAGTGCACTGCCTGCGGAGCGACTTCTCACCTACGGCATCGACAACGATGTTGCGGAATTTAGTGCCTCCAACCTTGTACTTGGCGATCGCAAAGTAACCTTCACCCTGTCGCGCTCCGGCCAGGAACTTGGCGTCGTCCAGCTTTCTGTACCGGGTCGCCATAACGTCTACAATGCGATAGCAACGCTCATCACCTGCATGGAAGCCGGCATTCCATTCGGCTCTGCGGCTGCTGCGATCAAGGAGTTTATCGGAGCGAAACGCCGGTTCCAAGTTCTTGGAGATGTGAACGATATTCTCGTTATCGACGATTATGCGCATCATCCGACCGAGATTCAGGCGACGATCAGCGCCGCCAAGGCGACCGGTAAACGCATTGTGGCTGTGTTCCAGCCTCAGCGCTATACGCGCACCTTCTTCCTGCTTGAGCAGTTCAGTCGTGCTTTCAGCGAGGCGGATGAGGTGATCATTACCGACATTTTCTCTCCTGCTGGTGAAAAAGAGATCGAAGGCGTCAATTCCCGCCGTCTTGTAGAGATGATCTTGAAAAACAGCAATCCGAACACCTCCTATATTCCAACTAAGGAGGAAGTTCAGACGGAGCTGGCTGCACGCATTGCTCCGGGTGACCTGGTTCTCACAATGGGAGCCGGTGACATTTGGAAAGCGGGCGACGGTCTAGCGAGTCTGCTGCGCGAGCGTCATGAGGGCGGCACGCCTTCCTGA